The DNA window CCGCCGCCCCCGGTCCTCTCCGTGACGAGAGGGCCGGGGGCGGCGGCTGTTCCGGCACAGGGGTGTTGTTTGCGGCATTTGTCCCCGTCGGCGCGTTGAATGGGAGGCCGGGCGCCGGATCGCGCGGATCTGGCCGGGTCGAGGAAGCGGTCGCGTGAAAGCACTGGGCATCGAGGGGAGCTGGCTCCACGAGCCGCAGATCTTCACGGACAGCCGGGGATCGTTCCGCGAATGGTTCGCCGACGACCGGTTCCGCGGGGCCAGCGGGCACGGGCTGCGTCTCGCGCAGGCCAACTGCTCCGTGTCGGCGCGCGGGACCGTCCGCGGAATCCACTTCGCCGAGGTCCCGCCCGGCCAGGCCAAATACGTCACCTGTGTCAGGGGCGCAGTCCTGGACGCCGTGGTGGACATCCGTACCGGCTCACCCACGTTCGGCCGATCGGAGACCGTACGGCTCGACGAGGGCGACGGCCGCTGCGTCTATCTCTCGGAGGGCCTCGGACACGCCTTCATGGCACTGGCCGACAAGGCGACGGTGGTCTACCTCTGCTCCGAGGGATACGCGCCGCAGCGCGAGCACGGCATCAACCCCCTCGATCCCGCGCTGGACATCGCGTGGCCCGCGGACGTGACCCCGCTGCTCTCGCCCAAGGACGAGGCGGCGCCCACCCTCGCGGAGGCGGAACGGCAGGGGCTGCTGCCGTCGTACGAGAGCTGTGCGGCCTACCGGCGCGGCCTGCGCGAGGGCGACACGCACTAGCGGCCCGGCTCAGCGGGCGGCGGCGTGTGCCTTCAGCGGCTCCCACCAGGAGCGGTGCCCCTCGTACCAGGCGACGGTCTCGGCGAGGCCGGTGGCGAAGTCCTTGCGGGGTTCGTGACGCAGCTCCGTGCGGATCTTCGTGCAGTCCAGCGAGTAGCGGCGGTCGTGGCCCTTGCGGTCCCCGACGTGCCTGACCATGTCCCAGCCGGCGCCGCAGGCGCGCAGCAGCAGTCCGGTCAGCTCCTTGTTCGACAACTCCGTGCCGCCGCCGATGTTGTAGACCTCGCCGGGCCGCCCGGCGGTACGGACCCGCTCGATACCCCGCACGTGGTCGTCGATGTGCAGCCAGTCG is part of the Streptomyces agglomeratus genome and encodes:
- a CDS encoding dTDP-4-dehydrorhamnose 3,5-epimerase family protein codes for the protein MKALGIEGSWLHEPQIFTDSRGSFREWFADDRFRGASGHGLRLAQANCSVSARGTVRGIHFAEVPPGQAKYVTCVRGAVLDAVVDIRTGSPTFGRSETVRLDEGDGRCVYLSEGLGHAFMALADKATVVYLCSEGYAPQREHGINPLDPALDIAWPADVTPLLSPKDEAAPTLAEAERQGLLPSYESCAAYRRGLREGDTH